A region from the Flavobacteriales bacterium genome encodes:
- a CDS encoding alpha-L-fucosidase: protein MNAARLTTCLVFHLLIFPLSDHLIAQAPYVAPTDPAVAAKLDQWKGLKFGLLMHWGPYSQWGVVESWSICPEDEGWCRRDSSHGKTYAEYVRNYEALQSTFDPVKFDPTKWARAAKEAGMKYVVFTTKHHDGFCMFETKTTDYRITSPKTPFHANARANVTKHIFDAFRAEGLWTGAYFSKPDWHSPDYWWPYFPPKDRSVNYLPTKHPERWQNFKDHTYAQVEELMTGYGTVDILWLDGGWVRPLSSIDTSVSWQKAITVEQDIDMARIATMARKHQPGLLVVDRTVGGEYENYVTPEGHVPDADLGVPWETCMPMGTSWSWVPNEQYKSTDEIIRTLVSVVSRGGSLLLNAAPGPDGQLDSTAYVRLKEVGEWLKVNGEAVYGTRGVANSGLSGVIGQTTSMREGERRTDYLFLDPKVIGPGTITVPFPPWKHGEQVSSLNRGRKVKLARNSSGLTLRLPGVDQFGERLPVVVKVTYLSRAF, encoded by the coding sequence ATGAACGCCGCCCGACTGACCACGTGCCTGGTATTCCATCTTCTGATCTTCCCATTGTCTGATCATCTGATCGCCCAGGCTCCTTACGTCGCGCCCACCGACCCCGCTGTGGCCGCCAAGCTCGATCAGTGGAAGGGCCTGAAGTTCGGCTTGCTCATGCACTGGGGGCCTTACAGCCAGTGGGGCGTAGTGGAGAGCTGGAGCATCTGCCCCGAGGATGAAGGTTGGTGCCGCCGCGACTCGTCGCACGGCAAGACCTACGCCGAATACGTGCGCAACTACGAAGCACTGCAGTCCACGTTCGACCCCGTGAAGTTCGATCCGACCAAGTGGGCGCGCGCCGCGAAGGAGGCTGGCATGAAGTACGTGGTCTTCACTACCAAGCACCACGACGGCTTCTGCATGTTCGAAACGAAAACCACGGACTATCGCATCACTTCCCCAAAGACGCCCTTCCACGCTAATGCGCGTGCGAACGTGACCAAACACATCTTCGATGCGTTCCGCGCTGAGGGTTTATGGACCGGTGCCTACTTCAGCAAGCCCGACTGGCACAGCCCCGATTACTGGTGGCCGTACTTCCCGCCGAAGGACCGCAGCGTGAACTACCTGCCAACGAAGCACCCGGAGCGTTGGCAGAATTTCAAGGACCACACGTATGCGCAGGTCGAGGAGCTGATGACCGGCTACGGCACGGTGGACATCCTCTGGCTCGATGGTGGTTGGGTGCGTCCGCTCAGCAGCATCGACACGAGCGTGAGCTGGCAGAAGGCCATCACCGTCGAGCAGGACATCGATATGGCGCGCATCGCAACGATGGCGCGGAAGCACCAGCCCGGCCTGCTCGTGGTGGATCGCACCGTGGGCGGCGAATACGAGAACTATGTGACGCCCGAAGGCCATGTGCCCGATGCAGACCTTGGCGTACCGTGGGAAACCTGCATGCCCATGGGCACCAGCTGGAGCTGGGTGCCGAACGAGCAGTACAAGAGCACCGACGAGATCATTCGCACGCTGGTGAGCGTGGTGTCGCGCGGTGGAAGTCTGCTGCTGAACGCAGCACCGGGACCGGATGGGCAATTGGACTCAACGGCGTATGTGCGCTTGAAGGAAGTGGGCGAGTGGCTGAAGGTGAACGGGGAGGCGGTGTATGGGACGCGGGGTGTGGCGAATAGCGGGTTGTCCGGGGTGATTGGCCAAACCACTTCAATGCGAGAAGGCGAACGTCGGACAGACTACCTATTCCTTGACCCCAAGGTGATAGGCCCCGGGACGATAACAGTGCCATTTCCACCATGGAAGCATGGTGAGCAAGTCTCTTCACTGAATAGGGGTCGCAAGGTCAAGCTCGCGCGGAATTCCAGTGGCTTGACTCTGCGGCTTCCTGGAGTCGATCAATTCGGCGAGCGCTTGCCAGTAGTTGTCAAAGTGACCTATCTGAGTAGAGCATTTTAA
- a CDS encoding sugar MFS transporter, whose translation MNQQRSLVPILILGLLYFIFGFVTWMNGPLIPFLRIACELSDFQASFAPFAFYVSYFVMALPSSVVLQRTGMKSGMSLGLVVMAIGAFLFIPAANTRSAALFMFALFTIGTGLALLQTAINPYVTVVGPLESAAKRISIMGICNKVGGIIAPLVLGALILVNADELKSELANLQGAERAALLDARAALVVTPYIVLAVALLAAALFIRFSPLPELEESNDASAQGGSVFKHPQLVLGVVALFVYVWAEVLAGDSIPVYAERLGTPLDTAKILTSMTLVAMLVGYLIGIALIPKYVSQAKALMFSALVGMLLSVGIIMVDPASTATAFVFNEKLDFQVVQLPVSVILVALLGLANALMWPAIWPLAVEGIGKALKTGSALLIMAILGGAVAMPVWSGMSADKSVEASQNAYALLLVFYLFIGWYAMNGHRKRAW comes from the coding sequence ATGAACCAGCAGCGCTCTCTTGTGCCGATCCTCATCCTAGGTCTGCTCTATTTCATCTTCGGCTTCGTTACGTGGATGAACGGACCGCTGATCCCGTTCCTGCGGATCGCATGCGAGCTGAGCGACTTCCAGGCTTCGTTCGCCCCGTTCGCTTTCTATGTGAGCTACTTCGTTATGGCGCTTCCCTCATCGGTGGTGCTGCAACGCACCGGCATGAAGAGCGGCATGAGCCTCGGCCTGGTGGTGATGGCCATCGGGGCGTTCCTGTTCATTCCGGCGGCCAACACACGTTCGGCCGCTCTGTTCATGTTCGCGCTCTTCACCATCGGCACGGGCCTCGCTTTGTTGCAGACGGCCATCAACCCGTACGTAACGGTGGTGGGCCCCTTGGAGAGCGCCGCGAAGCGCATCAGTATCATGGGCATCTGCAACAAGGTGGGCGGCATTATTGCGCCGCTTGTGCTCGGCGCGCTCATCCTGGTGAATGCCGATGAACTGAAATCCGAGCTGGCCAACCTGCAAGGAGCCGAGCGTGCTGCACTGCTGGATGCGCGTGCTGCATTGGTCGTAACGCCTTACATCGTGCTGGCCGTTGCACTTCTGGCTGCTGCGTTGTTCATCCGTTTCTCGCCACTGCCCGAACTGGAGGAGAGCAACGATGCGAGCGCCCAAGGCGGATCGGTCTTCAAGCACCCGCAGCTCGTTCTGGGCGTTGTCGCACTCTTCGTGTACGTGTGGGCCGAGGTTCTGGCTGGCGATAGCATACCCGTGTACGCCGAGCGGCTCGGCACGCCGCTGGACACCGCCAAGATCCTCACGAGCATGACGTTGGTGGCCATGCTGGTGGGCTACCTCATCGGCATCGCGCTCATCCCGAAGTACGTGAGCCAGGCGAAGGCATTGATGTTCTCCGCACTGGTGGGCATGCTGCTTTCGGTGGGCATCATCATGGTGGACCCCGCGAGCACGGCCACCGCGTTCGTCTTCAACGAGAAGCTCGATTTCCAAGTTGTGCAGCTACCTGTATCCGTGATCCTTGTTGCGTTGCTGGGCTTGGCCAACGCGCTGATGTGGCCTGCTATCTGGCCATTGGCCGTGGAGGGCATCGGCAAGGCACTGAAAACGGGCAGCGCACTGCTCATCATGGCCATCCTTGGCGGCGCTGTTGCCATGCCGGTATGGTCGGGCATGTCGGCGGACAAGTCCGTGGAGGCATCGCAGAACGCGTACGCACTGCTGCTCGTGTTCTACCTGTTCATCGGCTGGTATGCGATGAACGGCCACCGCAAGCGCGCGTGGTGA
- a CDS encoding alkaline phosphatase D family protein: MRWLLPLLLFIGDALCAQDSVLHHWSGALAHDRIRVHAQLSGPNDSVRLLLDDDPFWGSPLWSPYMTADTSRDLVVPFRMHGLQPGTHYKYRFEVSGTTDTSAPNIGDFRTPEAGPYSFSFTTGSCNGSGAHPVWQSMQWLQPLFFLSLGDLHYAEPTSTDVNVHRDAYVNEVYTKHPMIDFLHMTPLAHVWDDHDFSGNASNTHSVGKPSAARAYREHVPHYKLAHDTAVYQAFTIGRVRFILTDMHATKDSTHMMDSMQHAWLREQLLLARDSGLVACWATTLSWNSIGYPENWGSAPQEREQLGNWLRDNAIDDLFILSGDAHMLAIDDGANADFSTGQSSSYRYPILQAAGLNRGGSYKGGMFNQGGSFPNPTEAFGQFGEVLVDDDGTDVCITLRGWRTDSLAPAISLINSYTFCRTPQAIDASGIAEQGLALRTWFDAGTGLHIGGMDGGGELQTLLVDATGRSVFNASVPSPNGEHVVPLRDLKPGAYVAIVRLGSERAIVKFVKP, encoded by the coding sequence CCCTGCTGCTCTTCATCGGTGATGCCCTGTGCGCGCAGGACAGCGTGCTGCACCACTGGAGCGGCGCGCTGGCGCACGATCGCATCCGCGTGCATGCGCAATTGAGCGGCCCCAACGACAGCGTGCGCCTGTTGTTGGACGATGACCCGTTCTGGGGTTCGCCGCTGTGGTCGCCGTACATGACAGCCGACACATCGCGCGACCTGGTGGTGCCCTTCCGTATGCACGGTCTGCAGCCCGGCACGCACTACAAGTACCGCTTCGAGGTGAGCGGCACCACCGATACCAGCGCACCGAACATCGGCGATTTCCGCACCCCGGAAGCAGGACCGTATTCGTTCAGCTTCACCACGGGGTCGTGCAACGGGAGTGGTGCCCACCCCGTGTGGCAGAGCATGCAGTGGCTGCAGCCGCTCTTCTTCCTAAGCCTGGGCGATCTGCACTATGCCGAGCCGACCAGCACCGATGTGAACGTGCACCGCGACGCGTACGTGAACGAGGTGTACACCAAGCACCCCATGATCGACTTTCTGCACATGACGCCCCTTGCGCACGTGTGGGACGACCATGACTTCAGCGGCAATGCCTCCAACACGCACTCCGTGGGCAAGCCGAGCGCCGCCCGTGCCTACCGCGAGCACGTGCCCCACTACAAGTTGGCGCACGACACGGCGGTGTACCAGGCCTTCACCATCGGCCGCGTGCGCTTCATCCTCACCGACATGCACGCCACCAAGGACAGCACGCACATGATGGACAGCATGCAGCACGCGTGGCTGCGCGAGCAGCTGCTCCTGGCGCGCGACAGCGGGCTGGTGGCCTGCTGGGCCACCACGCTCAGTTGGAACAGCATCGGCTATCCGGAGAACTGGGGCAGTGCGCCGCAGGAGCGCGAGCAGCTGGGCAACTGGTTGCGCGACAACGCCATCGACGACCTCTTCATCCTCAGTGGCGACGCACACATGCTGGCCATCGACGATGGGGCCAACGCCGATTTCAGCACGGGGCAGAGCAGTTCGTACCGCTATCCCATCCTGCAAGCTGCCGGGCTCAACCGGGGCGGCTCGTACAAGGGCGGCATGTTCAACCAGGGCGGCAGCTTCCCCAACCCCACGGAGGCCTTCGGGCAGTTCGGCGAGGTGCTGGTGGACGATGACGGCACCGATGTATGCATCACCCTGCGCGGCTGGCGCACCGACAGCCTGGCACCCGCCATCAGCCTCATCAACAGCTACACGTTCTGCCGCACGCCGCAGGCCATCGATGCGTCGGGCATCGCGGAGCAAGGCCTAGCTCTGCGCACATGGTTCGATGCCGGAACGGGCTTGCACATCGGCGGCATGGACGGTGGCGGCGAGCTGCAAACGCTGCTGGTGGATGCGACCGGTCGATCCGTGTTCAACGCTTCCGTGCCTTCGCCCAACGGTGAACACGTGGTGCCGCTCCGCGATCTGAAGCCCGGCGCCTACGTGGCCATTGTGCGCCTCGGCAGTGAGCGCGCCATCGTGAAGTTCGTGAAACCCTAG
- a CDS encoding type II toxin-antitoxin system RelE/ParE family toxin, whose translation MKYKLVFAKSAEKELDRLTGSDLKRVSRKLEELEVDPRPPGCLKLKGSDEDMWRVRAGDYRILYAIEDVLRIVDIRKIGHRSDVYDR comes from the coding sequence GTGAAGTACAAGCTGGTCTTCGCCAAGTCGGCTGAAAAGGAGCTTGACCGTCTCACTGGAAGTGATCTGAAGAGAGTATCTCGTAAGCTGGAAGAGTTGGAAGTCGATCCTCGTCCTCCCGGATGCCTGAAGCTCAAGGGCTCTGACGAGGACATGTGGCGTGTCCGGGCTGGCGACTATCGCATTTTGTACGCGATCGAGGACGTTCTTCGCATCGTGGATATCCGCAAGATCGGGCACCGCAGCGACGTGTACGACCGCTGA